A single window of Oerskovia paurometabola DNA harbors:
- a CDS encoding ATP-binding protein, producing MIPTERPARRLPLRRPEQGRWVGGVCRGLSLHLDLPVGAVRLVLALMALAGGAGIVLYVFLWVTVPAGDPAQVADEERPASLRRIAPRLQGRVRKLPVRDVAIGVVLLSGAAVLLASRAGVNIEVSWVLPVLIALAGTALAWSQLDAAQRGRWLSRAGGRTPAGVVRLAGGLVLVLVGVLLLVGQDSTASDMVRATVASLAVLAGAAIVLAPWWLRLVRELGDERAARAREAERADIAAHLHDSVLQTLALIRSSAADADTVARLARAQERELREWLYNDRPAPGTSLAAELRTLVGEVEDRQSWRLAAGAAAAAGVAAAGTVGDGGSAGTAAVVVDVVVVGDCVPTDETTALLQATREALVNAVAHGRPPVSVYLEVSDDAVEVFVRDRGDGFEMKDIAQDRFGVRESIIGRVTRKGGSAEVVSRPGWGTEVRLKVHRAAESEVQPAAETAAGAAPGPRMPVGPDAGAAPTGHEGPSPRTTDGPVPDPVPAQRPGRPGRPGRTARSTQERT from the coding sequence GTGATACCGACAGAGCGACCAGCCAGGAGACTTCCCCTCCGGCGCCCCGAGCAGGGGCGCTGGGTCGGTGGGGTGTGCCGCGGCCTCTCGCTGCACCTCGACCTGCCCGTGGGCGCGGTGCGCCTCGTGCTGGCCCTCATGGCGCTCGCGGGCGGCGCGGGCATCGTGCTGTACGTCTTCCTCTGGGTCACGGTCCCCGCCGGGGACCCGGCGCAGGTGGCCGACGAGGAACGCCCCGCGTCGCTGCGACGCATCGCCCCCCGGCTCCAGGGCCGGGTGCGCAAGCTGCCGGTGCGCGACGTCGCGATCGGCGTGGTCCTGCTGAGCGGAGCGGCCGTGCTCCTGGCCTCGCGGGCCGGCGTGAACATCGAGGTCTCGTGGGTCCTGCCGGTCCTCATCGCGCTCGCCGGCACGGCGCTGGCCTGGTCCCAGCTCGACGCCGCGCAGCGGGGCCGCTGGCTGTCGCGGGCGGGAGGACGTACCCCGGCCGGCGTGGTGCGGCTCGCGGGCGGTCTCGTCCTGGTGCTCGTGGGGGTGCTGCTCCTGGTCGGGCAGGACTCGACGGCCTCGGACATGGTCCGGGCGACGGTCGCGTCGCTGGCCGTGCTCGCGGGCGCGGCGATCGTGCTCGCCCCGTGGTGGCTGCGGCTCGTGCGCGAGCTCGGCGACGAGCGTGCCGCGCGTGCGCGAGAGGCCGAGCGGGCCGACATCGCGGCGCACCTGCACGACTCGGTCCTCCAGACCCTTGCTCTCATCCGGTCGAGCGCGGCCGACGCCGACACGGTCGCGCGGCTCGCCCGCGCTCAGGAGCGCGAGCTCCGCGAGTGGTTGTACAACGACCGACCTGCTCCTGGTACATCGCTCGCGGCGGAGCTCCGCACGCTGGTCGGAGAGGTCGAGGACCGGCAGAGCTGGCGGCTGGCGGCGGGGGCCGCGGCCGCGGCCGGGGTCGCCGCGGCGGGGACCGTCGGGGACGGCGGATCGGCAGGGACCGCAGCCGTGGTCGTCGACGTCGTCGTCGTGGGGGACTGTGTCCCGACCGACGAGACCACCGCGCTCCTCCAGGCCACGCGCGAGGCGCTCGTGAACGCCGTGGCCCACGGGCGCCCGCCCGTCTCGGTCTACCTCGAGGTCTCGGACGACGCGGTGGAGGTGTTCGTCCGCGACCGCGGGGACGGGTTCGAGATGAAGGACATCGCCCAGGACCGCTTCGGTGTGCGCGAGTCGATCATCGGCCGCGTCACGCGCAAGGGCGGCAGCGCCGAGGTCGTCTCGCGGCCGGGCTGGGGCACCGAGGTGCGGCTCAAGGTGCACCGGGCAGCCGAGAGCGAGGTCCAGCCCGCCGCCGAGACTGCGGCGGGGGCGGCCCCCGGACCTAGGATGCCGGTGGGGCCCGACGCGGGTGCGGCGCCGACCGGGCACGAGGGCCCGTCGCCACGGACCACGGACGGCCCCGTACCGGACCCGGTCCCCGCGCAGCGCCCCGGACGACCCGGACGACCCGGACGAACCGCACGATCGACCCAGGAGCGTACGTGA
- the cobA gene encoding uroporphyrinogen-III C-methyltransferase, whose translation MNPELYPLGLRIAGRLVVVVGGGPVAARRTRSLVLAGAHVRVVAPEVCEDLALLVAPLPDGAARPDGPGAAGSVAWEARSFRPGDLEGAWLVHTATGSSEVDAAVAAEAEALRVFCVSAGDAEAGSAWVPAVARVTVADDTTSAATTATTEVVVAVNAGRDPRRAQRVRDAIDALLATGELPLRPVRPAAGRGSVALVGGGPGDPGLVTARGRRLLAQAEVVVTDRLGPRALLDELADDVVVIDVGKTPGFHPVPQEEINALLVEHALAGRRVVRLKGGDPYVFGRGGEELIACEEHGIPVEVVPGVTSAVSVPAAVGIPVTHRGWSRGFTVLTGHEDIGKVPAASDHTVVLLMGVSRLRDSAAALVASGRSPETPVAVVEDGYGPRQRSTVGTLATIADVATAAGVRAPAVTVIGDVVRVSPAWRAAGLG comes from the coding sequence ATGAACCCTGAGCTCTACCCCCTCGGTCTGCGGATCGCGGGCCGTCTCGTGGTCGTCGTGGGCGGCGGCCCGGTCGCCGCGCGGCGGACCCGGTCGCTCGTCCTCGCGGGCGCGCACGTGCGTGTCGTCGCGCCGGAGGTCTGCGAGGACCTGGCGCTGCTGGTCGCTCCCCTGCCCGACGGCGCCGCTCGCCCCGACGGGCCCGGCGCGGCCGGGTCGGTGGCCTGGGAGGCGCGCTCGTTCCGGCCAGGAGACCTCGAGGGCGCGTGGCTCGTGCACACCGCGACCGGCTCCTCCGAGGTCGACGCGGCCGTCGCGGCCGAGGCCGAGGCGCTGCGCGTCTTCTGTGTGAGCGCGGGTGACGCCGAGGCCGGGAGCGCGTGGGTCCCGGCCGTGGCCCGGGTGACCGTGGCGGACGACACCACCTCCGCTGCCACGACCGCCACGACCGAGGTCGTCGTGGCCGTGAACGCCGGCCGCGACCCCCGACGCGCCCAGCGCGTCCGAGACGCGATCGACGCCCTCCTGGCGACCGGCGAGCTCCCGCTGCGGCCGGTCCGACCCGCTGCGGGTCGCGGGAGCGTCGCGCTGGTGGGCGGCGGACCCGGCGACCCCGGGCTCGTCACGGCGCGCGGACGCCGTCTGCTCGCGCAGGCCGAGGTCGTGGTGACCGACCGGCTGGGCCCGCGCGCCCTGCTCGACGAGCTCGCCGACGACGTCGTGGTGATCGACGTCGGCAAGACCCCGGGGTTCCACCCGGTCCCGCAGGAGGAGATCAACGCGCTGCTGGTCGAGCACGCGCTCGCCGGACGCCGCGTCGTCCGGCTCAAGGGCGGCGACCCGTACGTGTTCGGGCGCGGGGGCGAGGAGCTCATCGCGTGCGAGGAGCACGGCATCCCCGTCGAGGTCGTGCCCGGCGTGACGAGCGCCGTGTCCGTGCCCGCCGCGGTGGGTATCCCCGTGACGCACCGCGGCTGGTCGCGCGGTTTCACCGTCCTGACCGGGCACGAGGACATCGGCAAGGTGCCTGCGGCCTCCGACCACACCGTCGTCCTGCTCATGGGCGTCTCGCGGCTCCGCGACTCCGCGGCCGCGCTCGTGGCCTCGGGCCGGTCGCCCGAGACCCCCGTCGCGGTCGTCGAGGACGGGTACGGCCCGCGACAGCGGTCCACCGTGGGGACCCTCGCGACCATCGCCGACGTCGCGACCGCGGCCGGCGTCCGCGCTCCGGCCGTGACCGTGATCGGCGACGTGGTGCGGGTGAGCCCGGCGTGGCGGGCGGCCGGGCTCGGCTGA
- a CDS encoding ABC transporter ATP-binding protein has product MTTTSPARTGTPTGADATAPSEVDTPTTGVRLRGVSKRFSPDGAPVLDGIDLDIAQGEFVCLLGASGCGKSTLLNIVAGLERPTTGDVEVAGDGAALMFQESALFPWLTASRNIELALKFRGVPRSERRERAAELLSLVRLDGSGDKRVHELSGGMRQRVALARSLAQERDVLLMDEPFAALDAITRDLLHDELERVWEQTGRTIVFITHNVREAVRLGQRVLLMSSRPGRIVREWDVDVYGADEQRSIEAAAASRLATEITNDLREEIRRHAV; this is encoded by the coding sequence ATGACCACCACGTCCCCCGCCCGCACGGGCACCCCGACCGGAGCAGACGCAACGGCCCCGAGCGAGGTCGACACCCCCACGACCGGCGTCCGCCTGCGCGGCGTGTCCAAGCGGTTCTCCCCCGACGGCGCCCCGGTGCTCGACGGGATCGACCTGGACATCGCGCAGGGCGAGTTCGTCTGCCTGCTCGGAGCCTCCGGCTGCGGCAAGTCGACGCTGCTCAACATCGTCGCGGGTCTCGAGCGCCCGACCACGGGGGACGTGGAGGTCGCCGGGGACGGCGCGGCCCTGATGTTCCAGGAGTCCGCGCTGTTCCCCTGGCTCACCGCGAGCCGCAACATCGAGCTCGCCCTGAAGTTCCGGGGCGTGCCCCGCTCCGAGCGCCGCGAGCGGGCCGCTGAGCTGCTCTCGCTCGTGCGGCTCGACGGTTCGGGCGACAAGCGCGTCCACGAGCTCTCGGGCGGCATGCGCCAGCGCGTCGCGCTGGCCCGCTCGCTCGCCCAGGAGCGGGACGTCCTGCTCATGGACGAGCCGTTCGCGGCGCTCGACGCCATCACCCGTGACCTGCTGCACGACGAGCTCGAACGCGTCTGGGAGCAGACGGGCCGCACGATCGTGTTCATCACGCACAACGTCCGCGAGGCCGTGCGGCTCGGGCAGCGCGTGCTGCTCATGTCGTCGCGCCCCGGGCGCATCGTGCGCGAGTGGGACGTCGACGTGTACGGGGCCGACGAGCAGCGCAGCATCGAGGCCGCCGCCGCGTCGCGCCTCGCGACCGAGATCACCAACGACCTCCGTGAGGAGATCCGCCGTCATGCCGTCTGA
- a CDS encoding ABC transporter substrate-binding protein, with protein MNTSSRPTRTTRAGTSRHRFARTRSAVAALAVAPLLLLSACSTGTSDAADSPDASSGPADELRLGYFANVTHAPALVGVAGGQFEEALGDTKLSTQVFNAGPAAIEALNAGAIDATFIGPNPAINNFVKSNGEAVRIIAGSTSGGAQLVVRDGIDTAADLKGTKIASPQLGGTQDVALRAWLTENGLKNDIQGGGDVAVTPTENAQTLTLFQNGELDGGWLPEPWASRLVLDAGAHVLVDEKDLWDDGQFLTTHLIVRTDFLEEHPETVEALLRGEVAAIDWLNANPDEAKPLVNGEIEKIAGKPLSDAVLDRAFTNITFTTDPLAGTLNTLLEDGVTAGTTTEADLDGIYDLSLLNKVLKEAGQPTVSAAGLGKE; from the coding sequence ATGAACACGTCGTCCCGCCCGACCCGCACGACCCGAGCCGGCACGTCACGACACCGCTTCGCCCGGACCCGCTCCGCGGTCGCCGCGCTCGCCGTCGCACCGCTGCTCCTGCTCTCCGCCTGCTCCACGGGCACGTCCGACGCCGCCGACAGCCCCGACGCCTCGAGCGGCCCCGCCGACGAGCTGCGCCTCGGCTACTTCGCCAACGTCACGCACGCCCCGGCCCTCGTCGGGGTCGCCGGCGGACAGTTCGAGGAAGCCCTGGGCGACACCAAGCTCTCGACCCAGGTGTTCAACGCCGGACCCGCCGCGATCGAGGCCCTCAACGCGGGGGCCATCGACGCCACGTTCATCGGCCCCAACCCCGCGATCAACAACTTCGTGAAGTCGAACGGAGAGGCCGTGCGCATCATCGCGGGCTCGACGTCGGGCGGGGCCCAGCTCGTCGTGCGCGACGGGATCGACACGGCCGCCGACCTCAAGGGCACCAAGATCGCCTCACCCCAGCTCGGCGGGACCCAGGACGTCGCGCTGCGCGCCTGGCTCACCGAGAACGGCCTGAAGAACGACATCCAGGGAGGCGGAGACGTCGCGGTCACCCCGACCGAGAACGCCCAGACCCTCACGCTGTTCCAGAACGGCGAGCTCGACGGTGGCTGGCTGCCCGAGCCCTGGGCCTCGCGCCTCGTGCTCGACGCGGGCGCCCACGTCCTGGTCGACGAGAAGGACCTGTGGGACGACGGCCAGTTCCTCACCACGCACCTCATCGTCCGCACCGACTTCCTCGAAGAGCACCCGGAGACCGTCGAGGCGCTCCTGCGCGGCGAGGTCGCGGCGATCGACTGGCTCAACGCCAACCCGGACGAGGCCAAGCCGCTCGTCAACGGCGAGATCGAGAAGATCGCCGGCAAGCCCCTGTCGGACGCGGTCCTCGACCGCGCCTTCACCAACATCACCTTCACGACGGACCCGCTCGCGGGCACGCTCAACACCCTGCTCGAGGACGGCGTGACGGCCGGGACCACCACCGAGGCGGACCTCGACGGCATCTACGACCTGAGCCTCCTCAACAAGGTGCTGAAGGAGGCCGGTCAGCCGACCGTCTCCGCCGCAGGTCTCGGCAAGGAGTAG
- a CDS encoding DUF2314 domain-containing protein codes for MFGRSRRSQVPALDELVVSSVEVLERGMPVTRVLRWPDGWTYLSAVEAPESQPVVVHFHDLLVLDPGLAKLPLRRAQVALRAARADTVGSWTVLGPYNTRIVEQMLDDGTLDRKQDGMLRDLPEDDGPGHRPDPVRWSLRDVVGRNAQHPETFPIPEDTSGVVPGALVKLVFLPDEGIGERMWVLVTEVDGDRMVGVLDNDPAAITGLLAGDRIEFERRHVLDLDARPAG; via the coding sequence ATGTTCGGCCGCTCCCGGCGCTCGCAGGTGCCCGCACTCGACGAGCTCGTGGTCTCGAGCGTCGAGGTCCTGGAGCGCGGTATGCCTGTGACCCGGGTCCTGCGGTGGCCCGACGGCTGGACGTACCTCTCCGCGGTCGAGGCACCCGAGTCCCAGCCGGTGGTCGTGCACTTCCACGACCTGCTCGTGCTCGACCCCGGGCTCGCGAAGCTCCCACTCCGTCGCGCGCAGGTCGCCCTCCGGGCCGCACGCGCCGACACGGTGGGATCGTGGACCGTCCTCGGGCCCTACAACACCCGGATCGTGGAGCAGATGCTCGACGACGGCACGCTCGACCGCAAGCAGGACGGGATGCTGCGGGACCTGCCGGAGGACGACGGCCCCGGGCACCGGCCGGACCCCGTACGGTGGTCGCTCCGCGACGTCGTCGGGCGGAACGCGCAGCACCCCGAGACCTTTCCGATCCCCGAGGACACGTCCGGCGTGGTTCCCGGAGCCCTGGTCAAGCTCGTCTTCCTCCCCGACGAGGGGATCGGGGAGCGCATGTGGGTGCTCGTGACCGAGGTGGACGGTGACCGCATGGTCGGTGTGCTCGACAACGACCCGGCCGCCATCACGGGCCTGCTCGCCGGGGACCGGATCGAGTTCGAGCGCCGGCACGTCCTGGACCTGGACGCCCGCCCCGCGGGCTGA
- a CDS encoding PspC domain-containing protein produces the protein MSTEDTSPEPPAGSSAPTGAPQQHAGPPYATSTPGGAGQPGPQPGGPGAPGGAPHQAPGQSGGPSSGPSGGPSSGMDGFFDTVRRIGISRSEDRWVGGVAGGVADRFGIDPLIVRGILVVSVFLTGAGLVLYGLAWALLPESRDGRIHLQQAIRGDFDVAMLGAAATTIVGLSWNNGWLSWWHFAGLEWLNGLLWTAAVVVVIVLVVNRRSDYRRYAANRATGQNAQHPGGPVPPKQPYPAQPFTGAPAQQGPPPQGWQQPRPPYGAPAPGAQPAPGVTYPAAPAAPSGPAYTASAPVPPPGYPAQRPVPPQAYAAQQAAAQQAARAHDHARRRAEREIERQRRAEEQRARAARRPRGPGTAVVGITLGVSLLGAAVLLLLERRDVIDVPFFYTWIGATIVLLGLGVIVSGLRGRTSGALGGLAIVATLIALPIAGLNSSIDNIDADLTARVSDATYTVTSVQDAENGFAFTFGNPVVDLSQLDLSTVGEDPVVVPIDLSAGDLTVIVPADTPVEAEVRVLAGNATWTVDGERRSINGVNTRPHTFVTDSVTDGAGPVLLLEVDVSAGDVTIREES, from the coding sequence ATGAGCACCGAGGACACCTCCCCAGAACCCCCGGCCGGGAGCTCCGCACCGACCGGAGCACCCCAGCAGCATGCCGGGCCTCCCTACGCGACGAGCACCCCGGGCGGCGCCGGCCAGCCCGGACCCCAGCCCGGGGGGCCGGGCGCCCCTGGTGGCGCTCCGCACCAGGCCCCCGGTCAGTCCGGCGGTCCGTCGAGCGGCCCGTCCGGCGGCCCGTCCAGCGGCATGGACGGATTCTTCGACACCGTGCGACGCATCGGCATCTCCCGGTCGGAGGACCGCTGGGTCGGTGGCGTCGCGGGTGGCGTCGCCGACCGGTTCGGGATCGATCCCCTGATCGTGCGCGGCATCCTCGTCGTCTCGGTGTTCCTCACCGGCGCCGGCCTCGTCCTGTACGGGCTCGCGTGGGCCCTGCTCCCCGAGTCCCGCGACGGGCGCATCCACCTCCAGCAGGCGATCCGCGGCGACTTCGACGTGGCCATGCTCGGTGCTGCGGCCACCACGATCGTCGGTCTGAGCTGGAACAACGGCTGGCTCTCCTGGTGGCACTTCGCCGGGCTCGAGTGGCTCAACGGCCTGTTGTGGACCGCGGCCGTGGTCGTCGTGATCGTCCTGGTCGTCAACCGGCGCAGCGACTACCGCAGGTACGCGGCGAACCGGGCGACCGGGCAGAACGCCCAGCATCCTGGCGGACCCGTGCCGCCGAAGCAGCCCTACCCCGCTCAGCCGTTCACCGGCGCACCCGCCCAGCAGGGCCCGCCCCCGCAGGGCTGGCAGCAGCCTCGCCCGCCCTACGGAGCACCTGCCCCCGGCGCCCAGCCCGCCCCGGGGGTGACGTACCCCGCCGCCCCGGCGGCGCCGTCGGGCCCCGCGTACACCGCCTCGGCGCCGGTTCCGCCGCCGGGCTACCCCGCCCAGCGCCCCGTCCCGCCCCAGGCGTACGCGGCCCAGCAGGCCGCCGCGCAGCAGGCGGCCCGCGCCCACGACCACGCTCGGCGCCGCGCCGAGCGCGAGATCGAGCGCCAGCGTCGTGCCGAGGAGCAGCGTGCCCGCGCGGCCCGGCGTCCGCGCGGTCCCGGGACCGCGGTCGTGGGGATCACGCTCGGCGTGAGCCTCCTGGGCGCCGCGGTCCTCCTGCTGCTCGAGCGTCGCGACGTGATCGACGTGCCGTTCTTCTACACGTGGATCGGCGCGACCATCGTCCTGCTCGGGCTCGGGGTCATCGTCTCCGGCCTGCGGGGCCGCACGAGCGGTGCCTTGGGCGGCCTCGCGATCGTCGCGACGCTCATCGCGCTGCCGATCGCGGGCCTGAACAGCAGCATCGACAACATCGACGCCGACCTCACGGCCCGCGTCTCCGACGCCACGTACACGGTGACCTCGGTCCAGGACGCCGAGAACGGCTTCGCCTTCACGTTCGGCAACCCCGTGGTCGACCTCAGCCAGCTCGACCTGAGCACCGTCGGGGAGGACCCGGTCGTCGTCCCGATCGACCTGAGCGCCGGCGACCTCACCGTGATCGTCCCGGCCGACACCCCGGTCGAGGCCGAGGTCCGCGTCCTCGCGGGCAACGCGACCTGGACGGTCGACGGCGAGCGCCGCTCCATCAACGGTGTCAACACCCGACCGCACACCTTCGTCACCGACTCCGTCACCGACGGCGCCGGCCCCGTGCTGCTGCTCGAGGTCGACGTCTCCGCCGGCGACGTGACCATCCGGGAGGAATCATGA
- a CDS encoding LuxR C-terminal-related transcriptional regulator: MPSPAQSTVPGAPVPVVLVDDHHMFRAGVRASLDGRVDIVGEADSVDGAVEAIRALRPPVVLLDVHLPGGNGGGGAEVITRCSDLLGSTRFLALSVSDAAEDVVAVIRAGARGYVTKAISGPDLAGAVVQVASGDAVFSPRLAGFVLDAFGTGQADVAVADDELDRLSAREQEVMRLIARGYAYREVASELFISVKTVETHVSSVLRKLQLSSRHELTRWAAARRLL; the protein is encoded by the coding sequence ATCCCCAGCCCCGCGCAGAGCACCGTCCCCGGTGCGCCGGTCCCGGTCGTCCTCGTCGACGACCACCACATGTTCCGCGCGGGGGTGCGGGCCAGCCTGGACGGCCGCGTCGACATCGTCGGGGAGGCCGACAGCGTCGACGGCGCGGTCGAGGCGATCCGGGCGCTGCGCCCGCCGGTCGTGCTGCTCGACGTGCACCTCCCCGGCGGCAACGGCGGCGGCGGGGCCGAGGTCATCACGCGGTGCTCGGACCTCCTGGGCTCGACGCGGTTCCTGGCGCTGTCCGTGTCAGACGCGGCCGAGGACGTCGTGGCCGTGATCCGCGCGGGCGCCCGGGGCTACGTGACCAAGGCGATCTCCGGACCGGACCTGGCGGGGGCCGTGGTGCAGGTCGCGAGCGGGGACGCCGTCTTCTCGCCGCGCCTCGCGGGATTCGTGCTCGACGCCTTCGGGACCGGCCAGGCGGACGTGGCCGTGGCCGACGACGAGCTCGACCGGCTCTCGGCACGGGAGCAGGAGGTCATGCGCCTCATCGCCCGCGGGTACGCCTACCGCGAGGTCGCCTCGGAGCTCTTCATCTCCGTCAAGACGGTCGAGACCCACGTGTCCTCGGTGCTGCGCAAGCTCCAGCTCTCGTCGCGTCACGAGCTCACGCGCTGGGCGGCCGCGCGACGGCTCCTGTAG
- a CDS encoding ABC transporter permease, with protein MPSETSKSTETLAPRDGALPGPDASGHSPETRDAVATGPREAGAAVGHAKDVSDIEAGLDALQTTVAPTASRWSTAFHAVYPPVLAIAILLAVWQTLVWLEVQPIYNLPGPEQVWEAVTRAAESGTLWQALGTSLERGVLGFLAAVAIGTPLGILVARVRWVRVSFGPIITGLQVLPSVAWVPAGIIWFGLSDATVYFVILMGAVPSIINGIVSGVDQVPPLYRRVGQVLGAGRFQMIKDVILPAAFPGYLAGLKQGWAFSWRSLMAAEIIAVGGGIGFGLGAFLQQGRELSDMALVFTAILLILVVGMVIELLFFAPVEKSMLRRRGLAPETSAGKGSGWLLRRRELATAAFGR; from the coding sequence ATGCCGTCTGAGACGTCGAAGAGCACCGAGACCCTGGCCCCGCGCGACGGCGCCCTGCCTGGCCCGGACGCGTCCGGGCACTCGCCCGAGACGCGCGACGCCGTCGCGACCGGTCCGCGCGAGGCGGGGGCCGCCGTCGGGCACGCCAAGGACGTGAGCGACATCGAGGCGGGACTCGACGCCCTCCAGACGACCGTCGCCCCCACCGCGAGCCGGTGGTCCACGGCGTTCCACGCCGTCTACCCGCCGGTCCTCGCGATCGCGATCCTGCTCGCCGTCTGGCAGACCCTCGTGTGGCTCGAGGTCCAGCCCATCTACAACCTGCCCGGCCCCGAGCAGGTCTGGGAGGCCGTCACACGCGCCGCGGAGAGCGGCACGCTGTGGCAGGCCCTCGGGACGAGCCTCGAGCGCGGCGTCCTGGGCTTCCTCGCGGCCGTCGCGATCGGCACGCCGCTCGGCATCCTCGTGGCCCGCGTGCGCTGGGTGCGCGTCTCGTTCGGGCCCATCATCACGGGCCTGCAGGTGCTGCCGTCGGTCGCCTGGGTGCCCGCGGGCATCATCTGGTTCGGGCTGTCCGACGCCACGGTGTACTTCGTGATCCTCATGGGCGCGGTGCCCTCGATCATCAACGGGATCGTGTCGGGCGTGGACCAGGTGCCGCCGCTGTACCGGCGCGTGGGTCAGGTCCTGGGCGCGGGCCGCTTCCAGATGATCAAGGACGTCATCCTCCCCGCGGCCTTCCCCGGCTACCTCGCGGGCCTCAAGCAGGGCTGGGCGTTCTCGTGGCGCTCGCTCATGGCCGCGGAGATCATCGCGGTCGGCGGCGGGATCGGGTTCGGGCTGGGCGCGTTCCTCCAGCAGGGGCGCGAGCTGTCCGACATGGCGCTCGTCTTCACGGCGATCCTGCTGATCCTCGTGGTCGGCATGGTCATCGAGCTGCTGTTCTTCGCCCCGGTCGAGAAGTCGATGCTGCGTCGTCGGGGCCTGGCCCCCGAGACGTCGGCCGGCAAGGGCTCGGGGTGGCTGCTGCGCCGGCGTGAGCTGGCCACCGCCGCTTTCGGGCGATGA
- the fdxA gene encoding ferredoxin, translated as MTYVIAQPCVDVKDKACIEECPVDCIYEGKRSLYIHPDECVDCGACEPVCPVEAIYYEDDVPSEWSDYYRANVEFFDDLGSPGGAAKMGMIEKDDPMIAALAPQA; from the coding sequence GTGACGTACGTGATTGCTCAGCCTTGTGTGGACGTGAAGGACAAGGCGTGCATCGAGGAGTGTCCGGTGGACTGCATCTACGAGGGCAAGCGGTCGTTGTACATCCATCCGGACGAGTGCGTGGACTGTGGTGCGTGCGAGCCGGTGTGTCCGGTGGAGGCGATCTACTACGAGGACGACGTGCCCTCGGAGTGGAGCGACTACTACCGGGCGAACGTGGAGTTCTTCGACGACCTGGGGTCGCCGGGTGGTGCGGCGAAGATGGGCATGATCGAGAAGGACGACCCGATGATCGCGGCCCTGGCCCCGCAGGCCTGA
- a CDS encoding glycosyltransferase family 4 protein: MRITHVTDCYLPLLGGIETQVSRLAAQQAAAGHHVEVVTTTPAAPGEHGMSREVHDGVTIHRVAARIPGGYPVHPRAAHHVTRILRDARPDVVHLHMGVLTPSVQASLKPVARLGLPAVLTVHSVWGSAERWFAALDRVTHWSRLPILLSAVSELTAAPLRRIAGPDVPVEILHNGLDLDEWAVPRVERDARGEGKAVHVVAATRFAPRKRVLPLLESIRQAVERLPHDALFATIAGEGPELDAARRFVKEHGLSSTVSLPGRLGAHELKRLYSRADVFAAPAIQESFGIAALEAQAAGLVVVTRAESGVAERLTDGVDGLLADDDDAMTDQIVRLVTQDGLLDRIVAHNRAVRPSSGWPSVLADVEKAYEKAAAYREERTAGTARG; encoded by the coding sequence GTGAGGATCACCCATGTGACGGACTGCTACCTGCCGCTGCTCGGCGGCATCGAGACCCAGGTGAGCCGCCTCGCGGCCCAGCAGGCCGCTGCCGGCCACCACGTCGAGGTGGTCACCACGACGCCCGCGGCGCCGGGCGAGCACGGCATGAGCCGCGAGGTGCACGACGGCGTCACGATCCACCGCGTGGCCGCCCGGATCCCCGGTGGCTACCCCGTGCACCCGCGGGCCGCCCACCACGTGACGCGCATCTTGCGGGACGCGCGCCCCGACGTCGTGCACCTGCACATGGGCGTCCTCACGCCGTCGGTGCAGGCGTCGCTCAAGCCCGTCGCCCGCCTGGGCCTGCCCGCGGTCCTGACCGTGCACAGCGTGTGGGGCTCCGCCGAGCGGTGGTTCGCCGCGCTCGACCGCGTCACGCACTGGTCGCGCCTCCCGATCCTGCTGTCGGCCGTGAGCGAGCTGACGGCCGCCCCGCTGCGCCGCATCGCCGGGCCCGACGTGCCCGTCGAGATCCTGCACAACGGGCTGGACCTCGACGAGTGGGCTGTGCCGCGCGTCGAGCGGGACGCGCGCGGCGAGGGCAAGGCCGTCCACGTCGTGGCCGCGACCCGGTTCGCGCCCCGCAAGCGCGTGCTGCCGCTGCTCGAGTCGATCCGGCAGGCCGTCGAGCGCCTGCCGCACGACGCGCTGTTCGCGACCATCGCGGGCGAGGGCCCCGAGCTCGACGCGGCCCGCCGCTTCGTCAAGGAGCACGGGCTCTCCTCGACGGTCAGCCTCCCGGGGCGCCTCGGCGCGCACGAGCTCAAGCGCCTCTACTCGCGCGCCGACGTGTTCGCGGCCCCCGCGATCCAGGAGTCGTTCGGGATCGCGGCGCTCGAGGCGCAGGCCGCGGGCCTGGTGGTGGTGACGCGCGCGGAGTCCGGGGTGGCCGAACGGCTGACGGACGGGGTCGACGGCCTGCTCGCCGACGACGACGACGCGATGACGGACCAGATCGTGCGGCTCGTGACGCAGGACGGTCTGCTCGACCGCATCGTCGCGCACAACCGCGCGGTCCGGCCGTCGAGCGGGTGGCCGAGCGTGCTCGCGGACGTCGAGAAGGCGTACGAGAAGGCGGCGGCGTACCGCGAGGAGCGGACGGCGGGCACCGCGCGGGGCTGA